Proteins found in one Aphelocoma coerulescens isolate FSJ_1873_10779 chromosome 27, UR_Acoe_1.0, whole genome shotgun sequence genomic segment:
- the PSMD3 gene encoding 26S proteasome non-ATPase regulatory subunit 3 has product MKQDGASRRRGDKAKAPPEGPPPAPPDVEMHEEAAPVAPEAAGERQPQRELDAITLEDIKEHVKQLEKAVSGKEPRYVLRALRALPSTSRRLNPNVLHKAIHGFFTSNCTVRDFLLGFLEESMDTEAELQFRPRTGKAASAPLLPEVETYLQLLLVIYLMNSKRYPEAQKVSDDLMQKISSQNRRALDLVVAKCYYYHSRIYEFLNKLDVVRSFLHARLRTATLRHDADGQATLLNLLLRNYLHYNLYDQAEKLVSKSVFPEQANNNEWARYLYYTGRIKAIQLEYSEARRTMTNALRKAPQHTAVGFKQTVHKLLIVVELLLGEIPDRLQFRQPSLKRSLMPYFLLTQAVRTGNLAKFNQVLDQFGDKFQADGTYTLIIRLRHNVIKTGVRMISLSYSRISLADIAQKLQLDSPEDAEFIVAKAIRDGVIEASINHEKGYVQSKEMIDIYSTREPQLAFHQRISFCLDIHNMSVKAMRFPPKSYNKDLESAEERREREQQDLEFAKEMAEDDDDGFP; this is encoded by the exons ATGAAGCAGGACGGCGCGTCCCGCCGCCGCGGCGACAAGGCCAAGGCACCCCCGGAGGGAcccccgcccgctccccccgaCGTCGAGATGCACGAGGAGGCGGCGCCGGTGGCCCCCGAGGCGGCCGGAGAGCGGCAGCCGCAGCGGGAGCTGGACGCGATCACGTTGGagg ACATCAAGGAGCACGTGAAGCAGCTGGAGAAGGCGGTGTCGGGGAAGGAGCCGCGCTACGTcctgcgggcgctgcgggctCTGCCCTCCACCTCCCGCCGCCTCAACCCCAACGTGCTGCACAAGGCCATCCACGGCTTCTTCACCTCCAACTGCACTGTCAGGGACTTCCTGCTTGGATTCCTGGAGGAG tCCATGGACACAGAAGCTGAGCTGCAGTTCCGCCCACGGACGGGGAAAGCAGCCTCAGcccctctcctgccagaggTGGAGACctacctgcagctgctgctcgtCATCTACCTGATGAACAGCAAGAGGTACCCCGAG GCTCAGAAGGTGTCCGATGACCTGATGCAGAAGATCAGCTCCCAGAACCGCCGGGCCCTGGACCTGGTGGTGGCCAAGTGTTACTATTACCACTCCCGGATCTACGAATTCCTGAACAAACTCGACGTGGTCCGGAG CTTCCTGCACGCCCGGCTCCGCACGGCCACGCTGCGCCACGACGCCGACGGCCAGGCCACGCTCCTGAACCTGCTCCTGAGGAATTACCTCCACTATAACCTCTACGACCAGGCTGAGAAGCTCGTCTCCAAGTCCGTGTTCCCCGAGCAGGCCAACAACAACGAGTGGGCTCGGTACCTGTACTACACAG GGCGGATCAAGGCCATCCAGCTGGAATACTCGGAGGCGCGGCGCACCATGACCAACGCCCTGCGCAAGGCCCCGCAGCACACGGCCGTCGGCTTCAAGCAGACg GTGCACAAGCTGCTCATTGTGGTGGAGCTGCTCCTCGGGGAGATCCCGGACAGGCTCCAGTTCCGGCAGCCCTCGCTCAAGCGCTCGCTCATGCCCTACTTCCTGCTGACCCAGG CTGTCAGGACGGGGAACCTGGCCAAGTTCAACCAAGTCCTTGACCAGTTTGGGGACAAGTTCCAGGCTGATGGCACTTACACCCTGATCATTCGGCTGAGGCACAATGTCATCAAGACAG gTGTCCGCATGATCAGCCTCTCCTACTCCCGCATCTCCCTGGCCGACATCgcccagaagctgcagctggacAGCCCTGAGGACGCCGAGTTCATCGTTGCCAAG GCCATCCGGGACGGCGTGATCGAGGCCAGTATCAACCACGAGAAGGGCTACGTCCAGTCCAAGGAGATGATTGACATCTACTCCACACGGGAGCCCCAGCTGGCCTTCCACCAGCGCATCTCCTTCTGCCTCGATATCCACAACATGTCCGTGAAG gccaTGAGGTTCCCACCCAAATCTTACAACAAGGACTTGGAATCTGCAGAG GAGCGCCGGGAGCGTGAGCAGCAGGACCTAGAGTTCGCCAAGGAGATGGCAGAGGACGATGACGACGGTTTTCCGTGA
- the CSF3 gene encoding granulocyte colony-stimulating factor — protein MCFLTRGLALLLGVLLWAPWQALHGAPLTELSGDQDFQLFLQRNLEFTRKIHGDVAALQRVVCDTFQLCKEEELLLVRQDLDVAQVLLEQCHKRTFQAETCFSQIRAGLRIYHGSLATIRDLLPGHAALVETLQLDMANLSSNIQQQMEDLGLATVTYPTENQDPLPTFSSRFRHQVGGFFILANFQRFLETAYRALRHLANL, from the exons ATGTGTTTCCTCACCC GTgggctggcgctgctgctgggTGTGCTGCTGTGGGCGCCGTGGCAGGCGCTGCATGGGGCACCGCTGACCGAGCTCTCGGGGGACCAGGACttccagctcttcctgcagAGGAACCTCGAGTTCACCCGCAAGATCCACGGGGATGTGGCCGCGCTGCAGCGCGTGGTG TGTGACACCTTCCAGctgtgcaaggaggaggagctgctgctggtgcgGCAGGACCTGGACGTCGcacaggtgctgctggagcagtgtCACAAGCGCACCTTCCAGGCG GAGACCTGCTTCAGCCAGATCCGTGCCGGGCTCCGCATCTACCACGGCTCTCTGGCCACCATCCGGGACCTGCTGCCTGGGCACGCTGCGCTGGTGGAGACCCTGCAGCTGGACATGGCCAACCTGTCCTCCAACATCCAGCAGCAG ATGGAGGACCTGGGCCTGGCCACGGTGACGTACCCCACGGAGAACCAGGACCCCCTCCCCACCTTCTCCTCCCGCTTCCGCCACCAAGTCGGCGGCTTCTTCATCCTGGCCAACTTCCAGCGGTTCCTGGAGACGGCGTACCGGGCGCTGCGGCACCTCGCCAACCTCTGA